Proteins from one uncultured Fibrobacter sp. genomic window:
- a CDS encoding DUF4416 family protein: MGELRTPAKVKIIVGILAKDSLAVEAVRETLRNRFGEEELALPPFPFTFTNYYKEEIGNAPVRAFFSYEPLVDRETIVDIKLWSNDVELEIAKQNGTPGLRPVNLDPGYMTLGQFFLATTKDQRQRVYMQRGIFVEPTLYFQDGHFHAFDWTYRDYQSEKYILYLEQVRARLAYQLSTGKPYRLRTNH, from the coding sequence ATGGGCGAACTCAGGACACCAGCCAAAGTCAAGATAATCGTAGGAATTCTCGCGAAAGATTCCCTGGCGGTAGAAGCTGTGCGCGAAACGCTCCGCAACCGCTTTGGCGAAGAGGAGCTTGCGCTCCCGCCATTCCCGTTTACCTTCACCAACTACTATAAAGAAGAAATCGGGAATGCCCCCGTGCGGGCCTTTTTCAGCTACGAGCCTCTAGTCGATCGAGAAACGATTGTAGACATCAAGCTTTGGAGCAACGATGTCGAACTGGAAATTGCAAAACAGAACGGCACGCCCGGTCTTCGCCCCGTGAACCTGGACCCAGGCTACATGACGCTCGGACAATTTTTCTTGGCTACCACCAAGGACCAGCGCCAGCGCGTCTACATGCAGCGAGGCATTTTCGTGGAACCCACGCTGTACTTTCAGGACGGGCACTTTCATGCCTTCGACTGGACCTACCGCGACTACCAAAGCGAAAAATACATCCTGTACCTGGAACAGGTGCGCGCACGCCTCGCCTACCAACTCAGCACCGGGAAACCTTACCGTCTCCGCACCAACCATTAA
- a CDS encoding MgtC/SapB family protein, whose product MLELNVFYRLAAAVGIGLIIGMQREHTYFDQSDRHPAGVRSFTLVALGGAMTAFLSDLMGGVAPFVTGFIVVGMLLMASHVAFAIGHRPQDGSGPVVGNDGITTSIAVLVVYLLGALSWYGRLLESCVIVVVMLWVLSAKQQLHDFAKKLSKEDILATVKFAVISILILPFLPNQAYGPPGLEVLNPHTIWLFVVFISGIGFVGYVLIKLVGPGKGIWLTGLLGGLASSTALTLNLAGRSRENEDYASDFTLGIVLSWAVMYVRLYLICVFLSNSLAAPLALPLLAPVVPTLAYAFYLKVKESRDHRSRNSDFSNPFKLLPAIKFGVVFTCVMFVANAARVYLGAGALLACSFLGGAAEMDAVAFSVIDMNLKAGLPVRELVLAFLFASLANTLTKGGLVLFLGAKSMRRPIMPAVALICAVTGGLIAYYVL is encoded by the coding sequence ATGTTGGAACTGAACGTATTCTATCGCTTGGCGGCAGCCGTTGGAATCGGTTTGATTATCGGCATGCAGCGCGAGCATACCTATTTTGACCAGTCGGATCGGCATCCGGCCGGTGTACGTTCGTTTACCTTGGTCGCGCTCGGTGGCGCAATGACCGCTTTCCTTTCGGACCTGATGGGGGGAGTTGCTCCCTTTGTGACAGGTTTTATTGTCGTGGGCATGCTCCTGATGGCATCCCATGTGGCCTTTGCGATCGGGCATCGTCCGCAAGACGGCTCCGGTCCCGTTGTCGGTAACGACGGCATTACGACAAGTATCGCCGTGTTGGTTGTCTATCTGTTGGGGGCGCTTTCGTGGTACGGGCGGTTGCTGGAATCCTGCGTGATTGTGGTGGTGATGCTCTGGGTGCTATCGGCAAAGCAACAGCTGCACGATTTTGCGAAAAAACTTTCCAAGGAAGATATTCTTGCGACGGTCAAGTTTGCGGTGATTTCTATCCTGATTTTGCCGTTCTTGCCGAATCAGGCTTACGGTCCGCCCGGTCTTGAGGTGCTGAATCCTCACACGATTTGGCTTTTCGTAGTGTTTATCTCGGGCATTGGTTTTGTAGGCTATGTGCTTATCAAGCTGGTGGGGCCCGGCAAGGGAATCTGGCTTACGGGCCTGTTGGGCGGCCTTGCAAGCAGCACGGCGCTCACGTTAAACCTGGCTGGGCGAAGCCGCGAAAACGAAGATTACGCATCGGACTTTACGCTCGGGATCGTGCTCAGTTGGGCGGTGATGTATGTTCGCTTGTACCTGATTTGCGTTTTCCTGAGCAATTCCCTGGCGGCTCCCTTGGCTTTGCCTCTGCTTGCTCCGGTCGTTCCGACGCTAGCGTACGCGTTCTACCTCAAGGTGAAGGAATCGCGTGATCACCGTTCCAGGAATTCCGATTTTTCGAACCCGTTCAAGTTGCTTCCGGCAATCAAGTTCGGCGTCGTTTTCACTTGCGTGATGTTTGTCGCGAATGCGGCCCGCGTTTACCTTGGTGCCGGAGCGCTCCTTGCCTGTAGTTTTTTGGGCGGTGCCGCCGAAATGGATGCGGTGGCGTTCTCGGTTATTGACATGAACCTCAAGGCGGGACTCCCTGTGCGGGAACTCGTTCTCGCTTTCCTGTTCGCAAGCCTTGCGAATACGCTGACTAAAGGTGGCCTTGTGCTTTTCCTGGGGGCAAAATCCATGCGTCGCCCCATCATGCCTGCGGTTGCACTCATTTGTGCGGTGACGGGCGGGCTTATCGCCTATTACGTGCTTTGA
- a CDS encoding M23 family metallopeptidase has translation MTLSGFHKWSGILVAIIVAIACVCTPANAKASTTKKSDKETTEQTSKKKTSTKKSTKKSDKKEKAKKTSTKEKSAKKIKISEDDPKAFTKALLYDKEGVEYEIVESKKKKAKSTKKQESLQETIAETPSQEQEATPKDSTDSKEPVNELPSEETESSKTEKSSPQETTNSEPVEIGEFFDFSTILPPITHEALIGSPYGIRSHRLHRGVDVNVIKDEPVVAAYPGVVTMSRYNKGGYGNYILIKHPNGLQTLYAHLSKRLLKVGDEVFPGDIVGLAGNSGRSSSAHLHFEIRYGEVNIDPTSVIDFPHWSLKDGVEKFSMKKATVAHRKLQTKLKSQNYYIVKRGDSQGDVANWFNISIESLCRINKLKPGAPLKEGQKLYGSKL, from the coding sequence ATGACGCTTTCGGGATTTCACAAGTGGAGCGGAATTCTTGTCGCGATAATCGTGGCAATCGCTTGCGTGTGTACCCCGGCCAACGCCAAGGCATCGACCACCAAGAAATCGGACAAAGAAACAACCGAACAGACATCGAAGAAAAAAACTTCGACAAAGAAGTCCACAAAAAAATCCGACAAGAAGGAAAAGGCGAAAAAAACTTCGACAAAAGAAAAGTCCGCTAAAAAAATAAAGATCAGCGAAGACGACCCGAAGGCATTCACCAAGGCGCTCCTTTATGACAAGGAAGGGGTCGAATACGAGATCGTAGAATCTAAAAAGAAAAAAGCCAAGTCCACCAAAAAACAGGAATCCTTACAGGAAACGATAGCCGAAACTCCATCGCAAGAGCAAGAAGCCACGCCAAAAGATTCAACGGACTCAAAGGAGCCGGTCAACGAGCTTCCAAGCGAAGAAACGGAGTCGTCTAAGACGGAAAAGAGTTCTCCACAAGAAACAACGAATAGTGAGCCCGTCGAGATTGGAGAATTCTTCGACTTTTCTACAATTCTTCCTCCGATTACACACGAAGCTCTCATAGGTTCACCCTACGGAATCCGCAGCCACCGCCTGCACCGGGGCGTAGACGTAAACGTCATCAAGGATGAACCTGTAGTCGCCGCCTATCCGGGTGTTGTCACAATGTCTCGCTACAACAAGGGCGGCTACGGCAACTACATCTTGATTAAGCACCCCAACGGACTCCAGACACTTTACGCCCACCTTTCCAAGCGACTCCTGAAGGTCGGAGACGAAGTTTTCCCGGGCGATATCGTAGGGCTTGCAGGCAATTCGGGCAGGTCATCATCGGCGCACTTGCACTTTGAAATCCGCTACGGCGAAGTGAACATCGACCCCACCTCCGTCATAGATTTCCCGCACTGGAGCCTAAAGGACGGTGTTGAAAAATTCTCGATGAAAAAGGCAACAGTGGCTCACCGAAAACTTCAAACCAAACTGAAAAGCCAAAACTACTATATCGTGAAAAGGGGCGATTCGCAGGGAGATGTCGCCAACTGGTTCAACATTTCAATCGAATCCCTCTGCCGCATCAACAAGCTGAAACCGGGAGCGCCCCTTAAGGAAGGGCAGAAGCTCTACGGAAGCAAGCTATAA
- a CDS encoding NAD(+)/NADH kinase, whose product MSAVEKKDSQGGFAKIGIVGWKDKSADLALALEKIAQWGATHPQVTFCVLDNLKELAKKPIKVVKESALCKVNLLLAIGGDGTVLSAAHIALGHNIPILGVNAGRVGFLAETRVESLTQTLDSLIEGDYSTRERMMIDAAVYRGKKKICSQTVLNEVHIRAHAPERMVNVSVEYNGTALTDYWADSVLVSTPTGSTAYNLAAGGPIIHPATPAVVLTPVAPGSLSVRPLVLSLSSKKLQMKSAVEKTLDLVFDGRTTVELLPGDEVCLAESKSVTTFIRMRHTGFVGALREKLGWTGKPKLA is encoded by the coding sequence ATGAGTGCGGTAGAAAAGAAGGACTCTCAGGGCGGTTTTGCCAAAATCGGTATCGTGGGTTGGAAAGACAAGAGTGCAGACCTTGCTCTTGCCCTTGAAAAGATTGCGCAGTGGGGGGCGACCCATCCGCAGGTGACTTTCTGCGTTCTCGATAACTTGAAGGAACTTGCCAAAAAGCCGATCAAGGTTGTCAAGGAATCGGCGCTTTGCAAGGTGAACCTGTTGCTTGCCATCGGTGGCGACGGCACCGTGCTTTCGGCGGCGCATATCGCTCTTGGGCATAACATCCCGATTCTCGGCGTGAACGCCGGTCGCGTGGGTTTCTTGGCCGAAACTCGCGTGGAAAGCCTGACGCAAACGCTGGACAGCTTGATTGAAGGCGACTATTCTACCCGCGAACGCATGATGATCGATGCTGCCGTATATCGCGGAAAAAAGAAGATCTGTTCGCAGACGGTCCTGAACGAGGTTCACATTCGCGCCCACGCTCCCGAACGTATGGTGAACGTGTCCGTGGAATACAATGGAACCGCACTGACGGATTACTGGGCCGATTCTGTTCTCGTTTCGACTCCGACAGGCTCGACAGCGTACAACCTTGCTGCAGGTGGCCCCATCATTCATCCGGCGACTCCTGCCGTGGTGCTGACGCCCGTTGCTCCGGGAAGCCTTTCGGTGCGTCCGCTGGTGCTTTCGCTTTCTTCCAAGAAACTGCAGATGAAGTCTGCCGTGGAAAAGACATTGGATCTCGTTTTCGATGGTCGTACGACGGTGGAACTTTTGCCGGGTGACGAAGTGTGCCTTGCCGAAAGCAAGTCGGTCACGACGTTTATCCGTATGCGCCATACCGGATTCGTGGGGGCGCTCCGCGAAAAGCTCGGCTGGACCGGAAAACCGAAACTGGCCTAG
- a CDS encoding BspA family leucine-rich repeat surface protein → MAKTKKTATKKTVAKKPASKKPVATKPSKAVAKKFATKSAKKPTTAKLAKANANMVVVKDIDDLKKLIKDTIKTNGEDCDLNFIDVTQVTNMDGLFYGSPFNGDISKWDVSNVTNMSYMFTDSQFNGDISHWDVSNVTNMQNMFADSQFNGDISQWNVSKVKNMVMMFQNSRFTRDVSKWNVSNVVNMQSMFSDSQFNGNISKWNVSNVTNMFCMFSNSRFKGDICKWDTSKLTLDFGMFDGSPLADNPPKWYGENSESEDAAKPKKATKTAKPVSAKKPKFDGYKIVEECIEELEEDEDGFGCETYPFTDEYGQECLIEMYNYPTVQVLGDNVDFKILPVADMIDEDDEGVGYWQSTIYKNPPYLKALVLKKGFKFNESAYGNDYLFLDDGNGNQIPLFDKNDKPLKVLKDFDHSKFKNYCAFPEDDLIEDDEGKYHLKKNAYKKYSKSQKAEESPKGTVVKKTTEQKMVVAKNKDDLRKKF, encoded by the coding sequence ATGGCAAAGACAAAGAAAACTGCAACTAAGAAAACTGTAGCCAAAAAGCCTGCATCAAAGAAGCCTGTAGCTACCAAGCCGTCAAAGGCTGTAGCCAAGAAATTTGCAACAAAGTCTGCTAAAAAGCCAACTACCGCTAAGCTAGCAAAGGCTAACGCCAATATGGTTGTCGTGAAAGATATAGATGATTTAAAAAAGTTGATAAAAGACACCATTAAAACGAATGGTGAAGATTGTGATTTGAATTTCATTGATGTTACTCAAGTTACGAATATGGACGGCTTGTTCTATGGTTCTCCGTTTAATGGTGATATAAGCAAATGGGATGTGTCGAATGTGACAAATATGTCCTACATGTTCACTGATTCCCAATTTAATGGCGATATAAGCCATTGGGATGTGTCAAATGTTACAAATATGCAAAACATGTTCGCTGATTCTCAATTTAATGGCGATATAAGTCAATGGAATGTATCTAAAGTAAAGAACATGGTTATGATGTTCCAGAATTCGCGATTCACACGAGATGTCAGTAAGTGGAATGTTTCGAATGTTGTAAATATGCAGAGCATGTTTAGTGATTCGCAATTTAATGGAAATATCAGCAAGTGGAATGTGTCCAACGTTACAAATATGTTCTGTATGTTTTCTAATTCTCGTTTTAAAGGCGATATTTGCAAGTGGGATACGTCTAAGTTGACTTTGGATTTTGGCATGTTTGACGGTTCTCCCTTGGCTGATAATCCACCAAAGTGGTATGGAGAAAATTCCGAGAGTGAAGATGCTGCAAAACCTAAAAAAGCTACAAAGACTGCGAAGCCTGTATCTGCTAAAAAGCCCAAATTTGATGGTTATAAAATCGTGGAAGAATGCATTGAAGAACTCGAAGAAGACGAAGATGGCTTTGGCTGCGAGACCTATCCCTTTACGGATGAATATGGACAGGAATGCCTAATAGAAATGTATAACTATCCGACTGTCCAGGTTCTTGGCGACAATGTTGACTTTAAGATTTTGCCTGTAGCAGATATGATAGACGAAGATGATGAGGGTGTTGGCTATTGGCAATCTACCATTTACAAGAACCCTCCTTACCTCAAGGCTCTCGTTCTGAAAAAAGGGTTCAAGTTCAATGAATCGGCTTACGGCAACGACTATCTTTTTCTTGATGACGGGAATGGCAATCAAATTCCTCTTTTCGACAAAAACGACAAGCCCCTAAAAGTATTGAAGGACTTTGATCATTCCAAGTTCAAAAACTATTGTGCATTCCCTGAAGATGACTTGATTGAAGACGACGAAGGGAAATATCACCTTAAGAAAAATGCCTATAAGAAGTACTCTAAATCTCAAAAAGCTGAAGAATCCCCAAAGGGGACTGTAGTTAAAAAGACCACTGAACAAAAAATGGTTGTTGCAAAAAATAAAGATGATTTAAGGAAAAAATTTTAG
- a CDS encoding BspA family leucine-rich repeat surface protein has product MSDLFSDEDLSQFAGDISQWDVSRVADMSRMFENSQFNGDISKWNVSKVTNMWGMFSGSQFTGDLNKWKVSDGTDMEDAFMDSALEKMGKIPKWYKPKEDFFGGEYVPDYTKNMLI; this is encoded by the coding sequence ATGAGTGATTTGTTTTCTGATGAGGATCTTTCACAATTCGCCGGTGATATCAGTCAATGGGATGTATCGAGAGTTGCTGACATGTCCCGTATGTTCGAAAATTCTCAATTTAATGGTGATATCAGCAAATGGAATGTATCCAAGGTGACCAATATGTGGGGCATGTTTTCTGGATCTCAGTTCACTGGAGACCTAAACAAGTGGAAGGTGTCCGATGGGACGGACATGGAGGATGCCTTCATGGATTCTGCTCTAGAAAAAATGGGCAAAATCCCTAAATGGTATAAGCCGAAAGAAGATTTTTTTGGTGGGGAATATGTACCCGATTACACCAAGAACATGTTAATATAG
- a CDS encoding 3-phosphoshikimate 1-carboxyvinyltransferase, which translates to MEFVVNPDRERMELALTMALLVNGRTVFEDFSFAAGVEPFAEALKEFGLNYVQQGHQLVLEGKGFQYALPSLLPIHMNETRSVMLWTLASKDVEQVYTFAAEEDEAGLAAVAGAKDLLQKYFKVKPVADESAKFTFTFAAEDLPVKKDSLGNIPYLMRNRLLLRTLVRSDYLSFEEKGTVHDQWTKMLMYFGVNLKYESRGMEQLTELERRMMIARGQKIERTQFTEISETQVITGRDYYIPGDTTEAMALALLTTIAGIPKNTEVCLKNVDLNSSRAGALTCLKRMGGNFETVSRRERFGDVYGDVMVYPLAAGKRLQGRRFSEDTIATGLEEYPFLAVAACFAEGETILRIPKEIRKEMRTTNEALAENLRKTGAEVGVYDDGLVIRGLETIVNGSDFDGGEVPQNGLALSVLSLALENDEPVADAELVERTYPGILQKMNQLIELANAKQEEA; encoded by the coding sequence ATGGAATTTGTTGTAAACCCCGATCGCGAACGCATGGAACTTGCGCTGACGATGGCGTTGCTCGTAAACGGGCGCACCGTGTTCGAGGATTTTTCGTTTGCTGCGGGCGTAGAACCGTTTGCCGAGGCGCTTAAGGAATTTGGCCTGAATTACGTGCAGCAGGGGCATCAGTTGGTGCTCGAAGGCAAAGGGTTCCAGTATGCACTCCCTAGCTTATTGCCGATTCACATGAATGAGACGCGTTCCGTGATGCTCTGGACGCTTGCGTCGAAGGATGTGGAGCAGGTTTACACCTTCGCGGCCGAAGAAGACGAAGCGGGCCTCGCTGCGGTTGCGGGCGCGAAGGATTTACTGCAGAAGTATTTCAAGGTGAAGCCCGTCGCCGATGAATCGGCGAAGTTTACGTTTACCTTTGCTGCCGAAGATTTACCAGTCAAGAAAGATTCCCTCGGGAACATTCCGTACCTGATGCGTAACCGCCTGTTGCTTAGGACTCTTGTTCGTAGCGACTACCTCTCTTTTGAAGAAAAGGGAACGGTGCATGACCAGTGGACCAAGATGCTGATGTACTTTGGCGTGAACCTGAAGTACGAAAGCCGCGGTATGGAACAGCTTACGGAACTGGAACGTCGCATGATGATTGCTCGCGGGCAAAAGATCGAGCGTACCCAATTTACGGAAATATCGGAAACGCAGGTGATTACGGGGCGCGACTATTACATTCCGGGCGATACCACCGAGGCGATGGCCCTTGCGCTTTTGACGACGATTGCTGGGATTCCGAAGAATACCGAAGTCTGCCTGAAGAATGTCGACTTGAATAGTAGCCGCGCGGGGGCACTCACATGCCTCAAGCGTATGGGTGGAAACTTTGAAACGGTGAGCCGCCGCGAACGTTTTGGTGATGTCTATGGCGATGTGATGGTTTACCCGCTTGCCGCAGGCAAGCGGTTGCAGGGCCGCCGCTTTTCCGAAGATACTATAGCGACTGGCCTCGAAGAATATCCGTTCCTTGCCGTGGCGGCCTGCTTCGCCGAAGGCGAAACCATCCTTAGGATTCCCAAAGAAATCCGTAAGGAAATGCGCACTACGAACGAGGCCTTGGCCGAGAATTTGCGTAAGACCGGAGCCGAAGTCGGCGTCTACGACGATGGCCTTGTGATTCGTGGTCTTGAAACGATCGTGAACGGAAGCGACTTCGACGGGGGAGAAGTGCCACAGAATGGCCTTGCTCTTTCGGTCCTTTCGCTTGCGCTTGAAAACGACGAACCCGTCGCGGATGCGGAGCTAGTCGAACGTACCTATCCTGGAATTTTGCAGAAAATGAATCAGCTGATTGAATTGGCGAACGCAAAGCAGGAGGAAGCATGA
- a CDS encoding glutaminyl-peptide cyclotransferase encodes MIIKYLSFSILLISSLVFSLSSKSYAEAPRVVPEILDSVPHEKSHFTQGLFFDGNELIETTGLYRQSGMYRRTLEGKILDSIRIEDRYFGEGSIAVGDDIFYLTWKSKKAFIYSRKPFAYKGEFRIPTEGWGLTYWKNALLMSNGSSDLLQIGLGGFDIVGVIRVTDGGRPLKLLNELEIVGDTLYANIWQTGAIAVIELPSGRVVRYLDLSRKVAELKRKYPEMDVLNGIAYDGKNLWITGKNWSWIYKIK; translated from the coding sequence ATGATTATTAAGTATCTTTCATTCTCCATTCTTCTCATCTCGTCTCTCGTCTTTAGTCTCTCGTCTAAATCCTATGCCGAGGCTCCGCGTGTCGTTCCAGAAATCCTGGATTCGGTGCCGCATGAAAAGTCCCATTTTACGCAGGGTTTGTTCTTTGACGGTAACGAACTTATCGAAACGACAGGACTGTACAGACAATCGGGGATGTACCGTCGTACCCTCGAGGGCAAAATTCTTGATTCCATCCGAATTGAGGATCGTTATTTTGGTGAAGGTTCTATTGCCGTTGGTGATGACATCTTTTACTTGACGTGGAAATCCAAGAAGGCTTTCATTTATAGCCGCAAGCCCTTTGCATATAAAGGCGAGTTTCGCATTCCGACAGAAGGCTGGGGATTGACTTATTGGAAAAACGCTCTCCTTATGAGTAACGGTTCGAGCGATCTATTGCAGATAGGGCTCGGCGGTTTCGATATTGTGGGAGTGATTCGAGTAACGGATGGTGGTCGCCCCCTTAAGCTGCTGAATGAACTTGAAATAGTGGGTGATACCTTGTATGCAAATATTTGGCAGACAGGGGCGATTGCTGTAATCGAACTTCCGAGCGGTCGTGTCGTGCGCTACCTAGATTTAAGCCGCAAGGTGGCTGAACTTAAGCGCAAGTATCCAGAAATGGATGTGCTCAACGGAATTGCCTACGACGGCAAGAATCTCTGGATCACGGGCAAGAACTGGTCGTGGATCTATAAAATCAAGTAG
- a CDS encoding prephenate dehydrogenase/arogenate dehydrogenase family protein yields MQRLTLVGFGLLASSIAAAIKQAGKSTVVRAVSSPNTLERARELKLADEFFTYDEIEKWVPGSSMILLCAPILHILKTIDALSRVNQPSSAPILVSDIGSTKVEICKVGSKLPQPFVFVGSHPMAGSEKRTLEYNDPSIFENAYWFVCPPEGVEESAYRPLLDLIDFVGAHAVVFPPEHHDRTMAWVSHMPQMLSSTLAGALPERLLKFNYQHYAGRAFRDMTRIAASGWNMWHDIAVTNRDQTVLALREVREGLDKTIAAMEHLQVVNDGTPAAEDCSADLETVFKAGNEGRASLFAPGRNAAAAFSEITVPLKDVPGALLQVLSPLAENHLNIRDIELMKVRENIAGTLLLAFKTPEEARRAVEILQKLDYDVKER; encoded by the coding sequence ATGCAACGCCTGACTTTGGTGGGCTTTGGCCTTCTGGCGAGTTCCATTGCCGCTGCGATTAAGCAGGCGGGCAAGTCTACGGTCGTACGTGCGGTGAGTAGTCCCAATACTCTCGAACGCGCTCGCGAACTGAAACTGGCCGACGAATTCTTTACCTACGACGAAATCGAAAAGTGGGTGCCGGGTTCCAGCATGATTTTGCTGTGCGCTCCGATTCTCCATATCTTAAAGACAATCGATGCTCTTTCTCGCGTGAACCAGCCGTCGTCCGCTCCCATTCTGGTGAGCGATATCGGTAGCACCAAGGTTGAAATTTGCAAGGTCGGTTCAAAACTTCCGCAGCCGTTCGTGTTCGTGGGGAGCCATCCGATGGCGGGTTCCGAAAAGCGGACTCTCGAATATAACGATCCTTCGATTTTTGAGAATGCCTACTGGTTCGTGTGTCCACCCGAAGGGGTAGAAGAATCGGCCTACAGGCCTCTGCTTGACCTCATTGATTTTGTCGGTGCCCATGCGGTGGTCTTTCCGCCGGAACACCACGACCGTACCATGGCGTGGGTTTCGCACATGCCGCAGATGCTTTCGTCCACGTTGGCGGGGGCGCTTCCTGAACGCCTGCTCAAGTTCAACTACCAGCATTATGCAGGCCGTGCATTTAGGGATATGACCCGTATTGCCGCTTCGGGCTGGAACATGTGGCACGATATTGCGGTTACCAACCGCGACCAGACGGTGCTTGCGTTGCGGGAAGTGCGCGAAGGCCTCGACAAGACGATTGCCGCGATGGAACATTTGCAGGTCGTGAACGATGGAACTCCCGCAGCCGAAGATTGTTCCGCTGATTTGGAAACGGTTTTCAAGGCCGGAAACGAGGGCCGTGCAAGTCTGTTTGCTCCGGGGCGCAATGCGGCCGCAGCCTTCTCCGAAATTACGGTTCCACTCAAGGATGTTCCGGGGGCGCTTTTGCAGGTGCTTTCTCCGCTAGCGGAAAATCATTTGAACATCCGCGACATTGAACTTATGAAAGTTCGTGAAAATATTGCAGGCACCTTGCTGCTTGCGTTCAAGACTCCCGAAGAAGCTCGCCGTGCCGTCGAAATTCTACAGAAGCTCGACTACGATGTAAAGGAACGCTGA
- a CDS encoding DMT family protein, whose product MKSGIFTILLLCCSNVFMTFAWYGNLKLKEMHISTDWPLFLVIVASWGVAFLEYCIAVPANIIGSRINGGPFTLMQLKIIQEAVSLTVFTVIATTVFNNEALQWNHIVAFVLIVAAVFFAFLK is encoded by the coding sequence ATGAAATCCGGCATCTTCACAATTCTCCTTCTTTGCTGTTCCAATGTGTTCATGACATTTGCCTGGTACGGCAACCTCAAGCTCAAGGAAATGCACATCAGCACCGACTGGCCTCTGTTTCTGGTGATTGTTGCCTCTTGGGGTGTCGCATTCCTAGAATACTGCATCGCCGTTCCAGCGAACATCATCGGAAGCCGAATCAACGGCGGACCTTTTACACTGATGCAACTCAAGATTATCCAGGAAGCGGTTTCCCTGACGGTATTCACGGTTATTGCAACGACCGTTTTCAACAACGAAGCGTTGCAATGGAATCACATTGTCGCCTTCGTTCTTATCGTCGCCGCCGTTTTCTTCGCCTTCCTTAAATAA
- a CDS encoding fibrobacter succinogenes major paralogous domain-containing protein, with protein MAVIGTFTDPRDGEVYKTCKIGDQIWMAENLRFRTKNGGSYAYDNDESNEKKYGRLYTWKAAKEACPPGWFLPTSEEWEELASFVEAQKYYMSSSLRGKEYTVRMVLGAEEWWGGWDTFGFSALPAGSRDSSGDYYGIGKLTMFWSSTKAGDNEVFRLMEDSRVIPKSTLGKKANSIRCISEQTLIKKEQEKRESLEQKDKEQNKGRLINIFIGILFTLLSIVAYCYLLPDNSTGLTLGLISGIGVIICATLDNYYEFLSDFAAAIAAGGILGPACLAFLANIFFTETFVVPFSILSVILTVVPLLCVSLSHCECRKSCRRWELDKLRQMELRRLGGKIS; from the coding sequence ATGGCTGTTATAGGTACTTTTACCGACCCGCGAGATGGCGAGGTTTATAAGACATGCAAGATTGGCGACCAGATTTGGATGGCCGAGAACTTGAGATTCCGCACTAAAAACGGCGGAAGCTACGCATATGACAACGATGAATCGAATGAAAAAAAATATGGTAGGCTATACACATGGAAGGCTGCAAAGGAAGCCTGTCCACCAGGTTGGTTTCTGCCAACTAGTGAAGAGTGGGAAGAACTTGCATCTTTTGTCGAAGCTCAAAAGTACTACATGAGTTCCTCCTTACGTGGTAAGGAGTATACTGTGAGAATGGTCTTAGGTGCTGAAGAGTGGTGGGGTGGATGGGATACTTTTGGTTTTTCAGCATTGCCTGCAGGCTCTAGAGATTCTAGTGGAGACTATTATGGCATAGGTAAACTAACCATGTTTTGGAGTTCTACAAAAGCAGGAGATAATGAAGTTTTTCGTTTAATGGAAGATTCACGCGTTATTCCCAAAAGCACCTTAGGCAAAAAAGCGAATTCCATCCGCTGCATCAGTGAACAAACTCTAATAAAAAAAGAACAAGAAAAAAGAGAAAGTCTGGAACAAAAAGATAAAGAACAAAATAAAGGACGTCTTATTAATATTTTTATAGGAATCCTATTTACACTTTTGTCAATAGTAGCATATTGTTATCTCTTGCCCGACAATTCCACCGGCCTGACATTAGGTCTAATATCAGGCATTGGTGTAATTATATGTGCGACGCTTGACAATTATTATGAGTTTCTATCTGATTTTGCTGCAGCGATTGCGGCTGGCGGCATACTTGGTCCCGCCTGCTTGGCATTTTTGGCAAACATTTTTTTTACAGAAACTTTCGTAGTTCCTTTTTCTATACTCAGTGTAATTCTGACAGTAGTGCCATTGCTTTGTGTTTCTCTTTCGCATTGCGAATGTAGGAAATCTTGTAGGCGGTGGGAACTTGATAAACTTAGGCAGATGGAGCTTAGGCGCTTAGGCGGGAAGATTTCCTAA